Genomic segment of Arachis hypogaea cultivar Tifrunner chromosome 11, arahy.Tifrunner.gnm2.J5K5, whole genome shotgun sequence:
atattctcctaaatttcaattatctggatttaacgggatacgtatttttgggtaattagagtttttgtggcatataaactggaatttgatcatcaccctataattggaattaattgaccaagaaattggctgttgatgaattttagaggagactagaaaggtctaagaaattagggtctagtcacatataatttgccataaattaaatcctatatgattgaaatagttagtaagaaaagttaatctggaaaaatagataactctgaaaccttaactgccttctccatactTTACTCCCAACCCATtcactttactattttaatttctgtacgattgtttaatgctctttgaatattgAAACACTTTTTTTTGCTTGCCTGACTAAGTTCatcaatcaaccattgttgcttgatccatcaatcctcgtgggatcgaccctcactcacctgaggtattacttggtacgacccggtgcacttgccagttagtttgtggttagaaataCCGCACCACCTATCCCGGCAATataaagttattattttattaaagcggtTTTACGTGAAAACTCCAGTTTttacattaacaaaaaaaatcttaCTCTAGTTTCGCCCTCCGTTATCCTTACCACGCATAGTTTTCTATTTATTTGTAATCACTAATAAATAACTTATGTAACCACTAATATAACCACTTATATAACAACCCTATCTAACTTAACAATGGTAAATAATGATTACCATTATAACAAACAAAaggcaaaaatataaaaataacacaTTAAATCCTATTTTAAAAGGAAAAGTTCGCACTAACCTCTTCATTGATGATACCAGCTATATCGGTGACCCCATCCAAAAGATAAAGTCGGTCCGGGTTATCCCCCATCAGCTGAATATTCTGTTGAACACTTTGTTGGAGTCGTAGAGAAAGAGTTTTCTCTGGAATATAGTGGGGCAGGGGTTTAAGATGATAGTTCAAATGAGCTTAATTCGAACTCTTTTTATAGGGAAAGGCTTTGTAATTCGAATGGGTGCAATTCAAATTACCATGGGTATCCTAAACCGTGTGTAATTTGAAACAGCCTATTTCGAATTACTATGTGCACCAAACCAGGGCTAGTTTGAATTAGGCTGATTCGAGCTAGCAGGGAGTCGTGTGTGTGTagttcgaatcaatatgattcgaattgCCATTATGAAGAGCattcatgcataattcgaatGTAAGTGATTCGAATTACTATTGGTTTGTGTAATTCAAATGAACCTCATTCGAATTATATGAAATTGTCATTTTAGTAGATCCTTGTTACGTTTTTCTTTTTAGTAGAATCGTGTGATTTCTGcctctatttaatttaattatgtcatttttactattatatatttatataaattagctTATACTCTCTTTGATTCGCAGtttcattttgatatttttttaagtatattcataaattaatatatttaaataagttGTAACGATGATTATGAATAAAAGATAGAATAGAAATCACTGAATTAAGGCAAGGGGAGGAAAAAATTACAGGAATCAGCTAAATCAAAAACTGGTTCATGGATCAACCAAGGCACATTTCTATATAGTTTGAATCAGCCTAATTCAAACTTCATttccatgtaattcgaatcacactGATTCAAATTACACACACATGCACACAtctactaattcgaatcaacctgattcgaattactcacacACAGTAATTCAAATCAGGGTGACTTGAATTACACCCACGCATGCGTTTCTAAGTAATTCGAATTCAGCTTATTCAAATTACACAAGCTATAATTCGAATTAGACTAGTTCGAACTATACTGGGCCAGACATGTATAAATATGGTGTGAACGTGAATTGATCTCATTAGAGTAAgaaaatggctagtgaggagagttttatAGTGTTGGTTCATCACAAAGGATCGATTAAGAGGAAAACACGATCTGGTGTGAAGTTCATTAATAAAGATCCTCTCAGTATTTTTATCAGGCCTACAACGAGCTATGATGAGTTTGTGAATTCTATACTATAGAAACTTGGTCTGCAAGGCATGAAACGGGTTCACAAGTTATTCTATCGTATTCCGATCTTAGTGCTGCAAGAAATAGTAGAGGTGGAGAGGTTGGAATAACGGATGTTGTGCCGACTTCTTTACAGTGTGCTGCACCGGCTGGTCTGGGCGATGCATTGCTGGATGATGTTGACGATGATGATGTGGAGCCGAATACCATTGCAGATGGAAGTGGCGATGATATTAGAGCGAGTGATCCAGCTGGGGCTGGAGGTGGTTATAGCTCTGGCACACAGTAGTACCCTCCGCACTTTTCATcgttggacttggatgccatgacaCAGGAGGGGGTTCCTGGGGAGCCTACTAGATTTGGTGCTAGAGATGGCCAGGGGTCTGCAGGTCTCACagagtttcaggttggtcagcAGTTTTAGGATAAAGATGAGGCTGTGTTAAGTGTGAAGACGTATAGCATCCGACGCGGGGTACAGTACAAAGTGGTAGAGTCTGACTATTGCCGGTATATTGGGAAGTGTTTTGAGTTTGGGAATgggggtgcacatggttgattaggCTAAGTCTCCGGCAGCATAAGGGTATTTGGTAGGTAAAACGGTACAACAGACCACATACGTATCTTGCGACGTCCATCTCTAGCGACCACAGGAGTctggattatcatgtgatctcGGAATTCATCATGCCAATGGTTAGagctgatgcatccgtcagcatcaaggtgctcctgaaTGCGACGGTGGCACACTTTTGGTTCAGGTCGACGTATAGGAGGGTTtggttggcgaagcagaaggccgttGCCCACATCTATAGTGATtgggatgagtcgtacaacgagctcccgtggtgggtgttaggagtttagttgacgatgcctggtactgttgcAGTCCTTAGGACCAGTACTGTTCGAGTTGGGGGCCAGGTCGACAACTCGCAGGCTTATTTTCACCGGCTCTTCTGGATGTTTTCACCATGTATTGAGGCATTCCATTATTGCAAGCCGTTGGTGAGTATTGACGGCACCCACCTGTATTGTAAGTATGGGGGTACGTTGCtcatcgcgattgcacaggacgggaactccaacatactGCCTGTTGCATTTGCATTAGTTGAGGGTGAGAATGCGGAGTCCTGGtctttttttctttcccatctccaGCAGCACGTGACCCCGTAACCGGGTCTGCTAGTTATATCAGATAGGCGCAACATCATCAAAGCTGCGCTTGAGGCTCCTGACGGAGGCTAGCTACCTCCTGCTGCCTACCGTGTATTCTGTATTCGACATGTGGCATCAAATTTCGCCCTGACCTTCAAGGGCAAGGACGCAAGGAGGCTTCTTGTGAATGCAGCTTATGCTAAGACTGAGGTGGAAttcgattactggtttgatattctgcgATCTGAAGACCCTGCCATGTGTGAGTGGGTGAACCAGATCGAGAATTAATTGTGGACCTAGCATCGGGATGAGGGTaggagattcggtcacatgacgacaaATATCTCCGAGTGTGTTAATTCAATTATGAAGGGGGTCAGGAATCTCCCGGTGTGCTCGCTAGTGAAGGCTACTTATGGGAGGTTGGCAGAACTATTCGTTCACAAGGGGAGAGAGGCAGAGGCCCAATTAGGCActggacaacaattcagtcaacATCTGGTGAAGTGTATAGAGGCCAATCTAAAGATGGtgaggtgcttcacggtgactttgTACAACAGAGATAACTCGGAGTTCACCGTCTCAGAGACGACTCCTACTGGTTCGTTCTCACTTGGTAGCTACAGAGTCTCACTCGGGTCTCAGACATGTGACTGCGGATATTTTCAGGCACTTCATTACCCGTGTCCTCACGCCTTGCCATGCTGTGCCTATGCACGGCTTACTTGGCAGCCGTATGTCCAACAGGTGTGTCATCTTAGCTCCGTTTTCAGTGTATACCAGATAGGGGCGGGGCTGTACTCCACCAAACTGCGGTAGCACCTGATCAATCTGGTGCCACTCTACGACGGCAAAATATATCAATGCCGTCACACACCGCCATAACGCCGTATGCCGAGGCTCCAACACCTCCGGATGCACAACCTGACGGACGTCGGGAGAGCTATACGGCATCCAAATAAACTGCAAGTATATAGCATCAACGTTAGGCCATACCGTGATGTGAACTATGAAAgattacttaattaaaaaaagtgGTTCGTATACTTACATCTCCAGCCTGTAGCAGGTTTATCCTCAGCCTCCACATCTGCACTCGAGGTCCCTTTTCGCTAGCAGAAGGATTGTGACCTGACCACCTGTAACTCACATCGGTGGTATAAAGAAAGCAAGGTATCACACATAGTATTACATTATAAGCAGACacggaataaaataattttagacgaaataaaaaaataataacagtaCCTCGAGGCCAAGGGCCAGCTGAACGTATCATACCCAGCAGGTCTAAACCCAGGAATGCGCCAGAAGATCCAAGACTGAAGTAGCTGTAACGGACCGGCTAGCTTCACCACATGTCTGTTggccactcggcacatgcaccggtacaaccacgCGGGTGCTGCCGACCCCCAGCTGTAGCCACCCATATCCTCAAGCCTAGCCACGTAGGGTAGCCACCTAATGTGAATACGGTTGCCAAACTTGTCGGTAAAGAGC
This window contains:
- the LOC140176137 gene encoding protein MAIN-LIKE 2-like gives rise to the protein MRLDERYVPYLLMAGLYHLARLNERWFRLDEPLVSAFVEWWRPETHTFHMPFGECTITLQDVTYPLGLPVDGRYKFADCSWFQETFGECPEGADKETVRRYTRAYIMILLGTQLFTDKFGNRIHIRWLPYVARLEDMGGYSWGSAAPAWLYRCMCRVANRHVVKLAGPLQLLQSWIFWRIPGFRPAGYDTFSWPLASRWSGHNPSASEKGPRVQMWRLRINLLQAGDLSRRPSGCASGGVGASAYGVMAVCDGIDIFCRRRVAPD